A region of Nocardioides alkalitolerans DNA encodes the following proteins:
- a CDS encoding DUF4235 domain-containing protein, protein MSKKKKAKNPKVFSAGTAVATIVAGMAAKTALTTAWRASTGKNPPANPADPDVELWEAVAWAVASGTVMALARMLAARKTAEYYARSTGHLPPELQKDGQDASKASAPAH, encoded by the coding sequence ATGTCCAAGAAGAAGAAGGCCAAGAACCCGAAGGTCTTCTCCGCCGGCACCGCGGTCGCGACGATCGTGGCGGGCATGGCCGCCAAGACCGCGCTCACCACCGCGTGGCGTGCCTCGACCGGGAAGAACCCTCCTGCCAACCCCGCCGACCCCGACGTGGAGCTGTGGGAGGCCGTGGCGTGGGCCGTGGCGTCCGGCACCGTCATGGCCCTGGCCCGCATGCTGGCGGCGCGGAAGACGGCGGAGTACTACGCGCGCTCGACCGGCCACCTGCCGCCCGAGCTGCAGAAGGACGGCCAGGACGCGAGCAAGGCGTCCGCCCCGGCCCACTGA
- a CDS encoding DUF4193 domain-containing protein codes for MATDYDAPRKNEEDQSEESIEELKARRHDKNSGKVDEDETEAAESFELPGADLSHEELAVEVKPRQEDEFTCMSCFLVHHRSQLADSTRLICRDCV; via the coding sequence ATGGCAACCGACTACGACGCACCTCGCAAGAACGAAGAGGACCAGAGCGAGGAGAGCATCGAGGAGCTCAAGGCGCGTCGGCACGACAAGAACTCGGGCAAGGTCGACGAGGACGAGACGGAGGCCGCGGAGTCGTTCGAGCTCCCCGGCGCCGACCTCTCGCACGAGGAGCTCGCGGTGGAGGTGAAGCCGCGCCAGGAGGACGAGTTCACCTGCATGAGCTGCTTCCTGGTCCACCACCGCAGCCAGCTCGCCGACTCCACGCGGCTCATCTGCCGCGACTGCGTCTGA
- a CDS encoding inositol monophosphatase family protein, protein MSAPRPGLAPDGTSFADLRDLASGIALQAAGLVRRERAVGVEVTSTKTSSIDIVTATDAASEALVRDLLARLRPDDGVVGEEDDPREGTSGVRWVVDPIDGTVNFLYGIPEYAVSLAAQVPDADSPLGDGWRTVAGVVVNVATGDLFEAVEGGGARRGGVPLQVRRTVPLAQRLVLTGFSYDAEQRRRQAEALVGLLPQVRDVRRMGSAALDLCAVAAGRADAYLEEGTRLWDHAAGVLVASEAGARWELLPGVGGRPLLLCAPAGGWDELHRAVVGAGFTASEPATE, encoded by the coding sequence GTGAGCGCCCCGCGTCCCGGGCTGGCGCCCGACGGCACGTCCTTCGCCGACCTGCGCGACCTGGCCTCGGGCATCGCCCTGCAGGCGGCCGGGCTCGTGCGCCGCGAGCGCGCGGTGGGCGTCGAGGTGACCTCCACCAAGACGAGCTCCATCGACATCGTCACCGCGACCGACGCGGCCAGCGAGGCCCTCGTGCGCGACCTCCTCGCCCGCCTCCGACCCGACGACGGCGTCGTGGGGGAGGAGGACGACCCGCGGGAGGGCACGAGCGGCGTGCGCTGGGTCGTCGACCCCATCGACGGCACGGTCAACTTCCTCTACGGCATCCCGGAGTACGCGGTCTCCCTGGCCGCGCAGGTGCCCGACGCCGACAGCCCGCTCGGCGACGGCTGGCGCACCGTGGCCGGCGTCGTCGTCAACGTCGCCACCGGCGACCTGTTCGAGGCCGTCGAGGGCGGCGGCGCCCGCCGGGGCGGGGTGCCGCTGCAGGTGCGCCGCACGGTCCCGCTCGCGCAGCGCCTGGTGCTCACCGGCTTCTCGTACGACGCGGAGCAGCGCCGCCGGCAGGCCGAGGCCCTCGTCGGGCTGCTGCCCCAGGTGCGCGACGTGCGGCGCATGGGATCCGCGGCGCTCGACCTCTGTGCCGTCGCTGCGGGCCGGGCCGACGCCTACCTCGAGGAGGGCACGCGGCTGTGGGACCACGCCGCCGGCGTGCTCGTCGCCAGCGAGGCCGGCGCCCGTTGGGAGCTGCTGCCGGGGGTCGGCGGCCGCCCGCTGCTGCTGTGCGCCCCGGCCGGCGGCTGGGACGAGCTGCACCGGGCCGTCGTCGGCGCGGGCTTCACGGCGAGCGAGCCGGCGACGGAATAG
- a CDS encoding ferrochelatase: protein MPADVTPDLAPGAAPDVSPYDALLLVGFGGPEGPDDVVPFLENVTRGRGIPRERLVEVGQHYQLFGGRSPINDQNRALLAAIREDLAAAGIDLPVYWGNRNWDPYLDDVVTQMARDGVRRAAAFVTSAYSSYSSCRQYRENLAGARIAAEEAGLEAPVLDRFRVYFNHPGFVGPNVEAVLTALEGLPAEVRDAARLVFVTHSIPTTMNDSSGPDGDAYRTQHLDLAEVIVAEVAARTGVEHGWDLVYCSRSGPPQVPWLEPDVNDHLEALHADGVPGVVMAPIGFVSDHMEVIYDLDTEAMETARELGLPATRAGTAGVHPDFVALVRDLLLERAAVERGGSPERAVCGSLGPRWDRCQPDCCANARRDLPVVGSAAPRPGFDK from the coding sequence ATGCCCGCTGACGTGACCCCCGATCTGGCTCCCGGAGCCGCCCCCGACGTCTCGCCCTACGACGCGCTGCTGCTCGTCGGCTTCGGCGGTCCGGAGGGCCCGGACGACGTGGTCCCGTTCCTGGAGAACGTCACACGAGGCCGCGGCATCCCGCGGGAGCGTCTCGTCGAGGTGGGCCAGCACTACCAGCTCTTCGGCGGTCGCTCCCCGATCAACGACCAGAACCGCGCGCTGCTCGCGGCCATCCGCGAGGACCTCGCCGCGGCGGGCATCGACCTGCCGGTCTACTGGGGCAACCGGAACTGGGACCCCTACCTCGACGACGTGGTCACCCAGATGGCGCGTGACGGGGTGCGCCGGGCGGCGGCCTTCGTGACGTCCGCGTACTCGTCGTACTCCTCCTGCCGGCAGTACCGCGAGAACCTCGCCGGCGCCCGGATCGCCGCGGAGGAGGCGGGGCTCGAGGCGCCCGTGCTGGACCGCTTCCGGGTCTACTTCAACCACCCCGGCTTCGTCGGCCCCAACGTCGAGGCCGTGCTGACCGCGCTCGAGGGACTGCCCGCCGAGGTGCGCGACGCGGCGCGGCTGGTCTTCGTCACCCACTCCATCCCGACCACGATGAACGACAGCAGCGGCCCCGACGGCGACGCCTACCGCACGCAGCACCTCGACCTCGCCGAGGTGATCGTGGCCGAGGTCGCCGCCCGCACGGGCGTCGAGCACGGCTGGGACCTCGTCTACTGCTCGCGCTCCGGCCCGCCGCAGGTGCCGTGGCTGGAGCCTGACGTCAACGACCACCTCGAGGCCCTCCACGCCGACGGGGTGCCGGGCGTCGTCATGGCCCCCATCGGCTTCGTCTCCGACCACATGGAGGTCATCTACGACCTCGACACCGAGGCCATGGAGACGGCCCGCGAGCTGGGCCTGCCCGCGACGCGGGCCGGCACGGCGGGCGTCCACCCCGACTTCGTCGCCCTCGTGCGGGACCTCCTGCTCGAGCGCGCCGCGGTGGAGCGGGGCGGCTCGCCGGAGCGCGCGGTGTGCGGGTCGCTGGGCCCGCGCTGGGACCGCTGCCAGCCGGACTGCTGCGCCAACGCGCGCCGCGACCTGCCGGTCGTCGGCTCGGCCGCCCCGCGTCCGGGGTTCGACAAGTGA
- a CDS encoding MFS transporter gives MLSSALSPYARILATPGALAFSATGLVARIPISTMSLGIVLLVSQQTGSYGLAGAISAVYVLANALLAVVHGRLADRLGQARALGPAIVVFGVAGIAVVLTVTSGAPTWTTYAAAAVAGGALPQVGSCVRARWAHVLRGDAPGVQTAFALEAVVDEAVFITGPIIVTFLATLWHPAAGILAAVVTGLVGTLALTAQRRTQPPAAPHDASAGARPPLPVATMVALTALCFGLGSIFGSAEVATVAFAEEQDAKAWAGVLLALWALGSLAAGVVVGAVAWRVGPAVRMRWSAAALTLAMAPLIVAPSVWVLGLVLLVAGAAISPTLISTMSLIEQAAPRERVTEAMAVLHTGMAAGIAPGAALAGLCIDTWGAHAAYVVPVVSGVIAVTAAWLAPAGDTRSEPVPVDVPAP, from the coding sequence GTGCTGTCCTCCGCGCTCTCGCCCTACGCGCGGATCCTGGCCACCCCCGGCGCGCTGGCGTTCTCCGCGACCGGGCTCGTGGCCCGGATCCCGATCTCCACCATGTCCCTCGGCATCGTGCTCCTCGTCTCCCAGCAGACCGGCTCCTACGGCCTGGCCGGAGCGATCTCGGCCGTGTACGTGCTCGCCAACGCCCTGCTCGCGGTCGTCCACGGCCGCCTGGCCGACCGCCTCGGCCAGGCCCGCGCCCTCGGCCCCGCCATCGTCGTCTTCGGCGTCGCCGGCATCGCCGTCGTCCTGACGGTGACCTCCGGTGCGCCGACGTGGACGACGTACGCCGCGGCCGCGGTCGCCGGCGGCGCGCTGCCGCAGGTCGGGTCCTGCGTCCGGGCGCGCTGGGCCCACGTGCTGCGGGGCGACGCACCCGGCGTGCAGACGGCCTTCGCGCTGGAGGCCGTGGTCGACGAGGCGGTCTTCATCACCGGGCCGATCATCGTCACGTTCCTCGCGACGCTGTGGCACCCCGCGGCCGGCATCCTCGCCGCCGTCGTCACCGGCCTCGTCGGCACGCTGGCGCTGACCGCCCAGCGCCGCACCCAGCCGCCGGCGGCCCCGCACGACGCCAGCGCGGGCGCGCGTCCGCCGCTGCCCGTGGCCACCATGGTGGCGCTGACCGCGCTCTGCTTCGGCCTCGGCAGCATCTTCGGCTCGGCCGAGGTCGCGACCGTCGCCTTCGCGGAGGAGCAGGACGCCAAGGCCTGGGCCGGCGTGCTGCTCGCCCTCTGGGCACTGGGCAGCCTCGCGGCGGGCGTCGTCGTCGGCGCCGTGGCGTGGCGGGTCGGCCCCGCCGTGCGCATGCGGTGGTCCGCGGCCGCCCTGACGCTCGCCATGGCGCCCCTCATCGTGGCCCCGTCCGTCTGGGTGCTCGGCCTGGTCCTCCTCGTCGCGGGCGCGGCCATCTCCCCCACCCTCATCAGCACGATGAGCCTCATCGAGCAGGCGGCGCCCCGCGAGCGGGTCACCGAGGCGATGGCCGTGCTGCACACCGGCATGGCGGCGGGCATCGCCCCGGGCGCGGCCCTCGCGGGCCTGTGCATCGACACCTGGGGTGCGCACGCGGCGTACGTCGTGCCGGTGGTCTCGGGCGTCATCGCGGTCACCGCGGCCTGGCTCGCGCCGGCCGGCGACACCCGCTCCGAGCCGGTGCCGGTGGACGTCCCGGCACCGTAG
- a CDS encoding D-arabinono-1,4-lactone oxidase, with product MGRTQADTTWRNWAGTATARPRRTSTPASVADVVAAVERARAERSTTRMVGTGHSFTDIAVTDGELLLPHGLTGVVDVDHDALTVTALAGTPLKELNATLERFGLSLHNMGDIAEQTLAGATATGTHGSGGTFAGLAPQVVGIELVTGTGEVLRATAEENPDVLALGRVGLGALGVVTALTFAVEPLFLLEAVEQPMTWDEAIGSLDALLDENHHVDLHWFPHTDRLLTKRNNRLDAPLADARPLGRVRGFVDDELLANGAFGALVAASNRRPAVVPRMNQLTSRVLSARTFSDVAHRVLTSPRRVRFREMEYAVPREVGVQVLTEVRRVIDASGWNLSFPVEIRSARADDVALSTGYGRDSLYLAFHVPAAVDHTAYFAGVEPILRAHDGRPHWGKLHTRTAADLAPAYPRFEDFLALRDRLDPERVLTNDYLRRVLGS from the coding sequence ATGGGACGCACGCAGGCCGACACCACCTGGCGCAACTGGGCGGGCACGGCGACGGCGCGGCCGCGGCGCACGAGCACCCCGGCCTCGGTCGCCGACGTCGTCGCGGCCGTCGAGCGCGCCCGTGCCGAGCGGTCGACCACCCGCATGGTCGGCACCGGCCACAGCTTCACCGACATCGCGGTCACCGACGGCGAGCTGCTCCTGCCGCACGGCCTGACCGGTGTCGTGGACGTCGACCACGACGCCCTCACGGTGACCGCGCTGGCGGGCACCCCGCTCAAGGAGCTCAACGCCACGCTGGAGCGGTTCGGCCTGAGCCTCCACAACATGGGCGACATCGCCGAGCAGACCCTGGCGGGCGCGACCGCGACGGGCACCCACGGCAGCGGCGGCACGTTCGCGGGGCTGGCCCCGCAGGTCGTCGGCATCGAGCTCGTCACCGGCACCGGGGAGGTCCTGCGGGCCACCGCCGAGGAGAACCCTGACGTGCTCGCGCTCGGTCGCGTCGGTCTCGGCGCCCTCGGCGTCGTCACGGCGCTGACCTTCGCCGTCGAGCCGCTGTTCCTCCTCGAGGCGGTCGAGCAGCCGATGACGTGGGACGAGGCCATCGGGTCGCTCGACGCGCTGCTCGACGAGAACCACCACGTCGACCTGCACTGGTTCCCCCACACCGACCGACTGCTCACCAAGCGCAACAACCGGCTCGACGCGCCGCTCGCCGACGCCCGCCCGCTCGGCCGGGTGCGTGGCTTCGTGGACGACGAGCTGTTGGCCAACGGCGCCTTCGGGGCGCTGGTGGCCGCCAGCAACCGGCGACCGGCCGTCGTCCCGCGGATGAACCAGCTCACCTCGCGCGTGCTCTCGGCCCGCACGTTCTCCGACGTCGCGCACCGCGTGCTCACCTCCCCGCGGCGGGTGCGGTTCCGCGAGATGGAGTACGCCGTGCCCCGCGAGGTCGGCGTGCAGGTGCTCACCGAGGTACGCCGCGTGATCGACGCGTCCGGCTGGAACCTCAGCTTCCCCGTGGAGATCCGCTCGGCCCGCGCGGACGACGTGGCGCTGTCGACGGGCTACGGTCGCGACTCGCTCTACCTGGCCTTCCACGTGCCGGCGGCGGTCGACCACACGGCGTACTTCGCCGGCGTCGAGCCGATCCTCCGCGCCCACGACGGGCGGCCGCACTGGGGCAAGCTGCACACGCGGACGGCGGCCGACCTCGCCCCGGCGTACCCCCGGTTCGAGGATTTCCTCGCCCTGCGCGACCGGCTCGACCCCGAGCGGGTGCTGACCAACGACTACCTGCGGCGGGTGCTGGGGAGCTGA
- a CDS encoding trimeric intracellular cation channel family protein, with product MPHWDLEATTLLVVLDLVGIFVFAISGALVAVRKELDLFAVLVLAGTTGLGGGFLRDVLIGATPPAALADWRYLLAPIGAGLLTFFFHPTLGRLERRVTVFDAFGLAVFCVAGAVKALEYGLGPVPAALLGMVTGIGGGMLRDVLAGRVPVVFRGELYATPALAGGGVAVVGLELGAPLLPVAVAGAAVCLVWRLLALWRGWQAPMPTGPASV from the coding sequence GTGCCGCACTGGGACCTGGAAGCGACGACCCTGCTGGTCGTCCTCGACCTCGTCGGCATCTTCGTCTTCGCGATCTCCGGCGCGCTCGTCGCGGTGCGCAAGGAGCTGGACCTCTTCGCCGTCCTCGTGCTCGCGGGCACGACCGGCCTCGGTGGCGGCTTCCTCCGAGACGTGCTCATCGGCGCCACACCGCCGGCGGCGCTCGCGGACTGGCGCTACCTCCTCGCGCCCATCGGCGCCGGGCTCCTCACGTTCTTCTTCCACCCCACCCTCGGCCGACTCGAGCGCCGCGTCACGGTGTTCGACGCGTTCGGCCTCGCCGTCTTCTGCGTGGCGGGGGCGGTCAAGGCCCTGGAGTACGGCCTCGGACCGGTCCCGGCCGCCCTGCTCGGCATGGTCACCGGCATCGGTGGCGGCATGCTCCGGGACGTGCTCGCCGGCCGCGTCCCCGTCGTCTTCCGCGGGGAGCTCTACGCGACCCCGGCCCTCGCGGGCGGGGGCGTGGCCGTCGTGGGCCTCGAGCTGGGCGCACCCCTCCTGCCGGTCGCGGTCGCCGGTGCGGCCGTGTGCCTCGTGTGGCGCCTGCTCGCGCTGTGGCGCGGCTGGCAGGCGCCCATGCCCACCGGCCCGGCCAGCGTCTGA
- a CDS encoding helix-turn-helix transcriptional regulator, translating into MTTADDAALIEAVGPRLRALRRARAWTLEHVADASGISVSTLSRLETGKRSPSLDLLLPLARTFRVALDDLVGAPATGDPRVHLRPFRHRTGSVLVPLTDYPGRLHVFKQVLHPRPQRLTTHDGRAWFCVLAGTVRLVVDDDESLLRPGDVAAFEATRPHWFGPAADEPVELLHLFGPHGDRPRLPGVDRD; encoded by the coding sequence GTGACCACCGCCGACGACGCCGCGCTGATCGAGGCCGTCGGCCCGCGGCTGCGCGCGCTGAGGCGTGCCCGCGCCTGGACCCTCGAGCACGTCGCGGATGCGTCCGGCATCTCCGTGAGCACGCTGTCGCGCCTCGAGACGGGCAAGCGCAGCCCGTCGCTCGACCTGCTGCTGCCGCTCGCCCGCACCTTCCGGGTCGCGCTCGACGACCTCGTCGGGGCTCCGGCGACCGGTGACCCGCGGGTGCACCTCCGCCCGTTCCGCCACCGCACAGGCTCGGTGCTGGTGCCGCTGACCGACTACCCGGGCCGCCTGCACGTGTTCAAGCAGGTGCTGCACCCCCGCCCCCAGCGCCTCACGACCCACGACGGGCGGGCCTGGTTCTGCGTCCTCGCCGGCACCGTGCGGCTGGTGGTGGACGACGACGAGAGCCTCCTGCGCCCGGGGGACGTGGCCGCCTTCGAGGCCACGCGGCCGCACTGGTTCGGGCCGGCCGCCGACGAACCCGTCGAGCTGCTCCACCTCTTCGGTCCGCACGGCGACCGGCCACGGCTGCCCGGGGTGGACCGGGACTGA
- a CDS encoding MFS transporter, translating into MTEQLAPTRPDDRRLEPHRWATLATCTLALFLVGLDTTVVNVALPTIGDDLGVTPAALPWVVDAYTLVLASLLISSGALADRFGRRRLLRTGLVVFAAASALCALAPTPELLVAARAAQGAGASMLSPVGLAIVVGAFPDPRERAQAIGVWAGVFGASMAVGPLVGGLVVDLAGWRWVFGLVVPVALLTLGLTARYVPESRAARPRRLDLPGQALLTAAVGGAVGLLIEAPHRGWTSPAALLGAGALLVVVLLLVGVELRRADPLVDPRLFRVPAFAGAVVAAVAVFVALNAALLATSLHLQDGRGLSPTAVGWATLPLALAATLVAPLSGGLVGRLGPRVPLLAAGGLLGVAGAFLRLGPDDVTPGRLAVGLLVLGIGFGLANAPITTTSVSSLAPERAGVAGGITFAARQVGAALGIAVAGSVLARAGTGSSVTTADVVPGAWTLVLGCGVVVAGLASVLPRTRRRGA; encoded by the coding sequence GTGACCGAGCAGCTCGCCCCCACCCGACCCGACGACCGGCGGCTCGAACCGCACCGCTGGGCAACGCTGGCCACGTGCACCCTCGCGCTCTTCCTCGTCGGGCTCGACACGACCGTCGTCAACGTCGCCCTGCCGACGATCGGGGACGACCTCGGGGTGACGCCGGCCGCCCTGCCGTGGGTGGTCGACGCCTACACCCTCGTGCTCGCGAGCCTCCTCATCTCCTCCGGCGCGCTCGCCGACCGGTTCGGGCGGCGCCGCCTGCTCCGCACCGGGCTCGTCGTGTTCGCGGCAGCGTCCGCGCTCTGTGCCCTCGCCCCGACGCCGGAGCTGCTCGTCGCCGCCCGCGCCGCCCAGGGCGCCGGCGCCTCCATGCTCAGCCCGGTGGGCCTCGCGATCGTCGTCGGCGCGTTCCCGGACCCCCGCGAGCGCGCGCAGGCGATCGGCGTGTGGGCCGGCGTGTTCGGGGCGAGCATGGCGGTCGGTCCGCTGGTCGGCGGGCTGGTCGTCGACCTCGCCGGCTGGCGCTGGGTGTTCGGCCTCGTCGTCCCGGTCGCCCTCCTCACGCTCGGCCTGACCGCGCGCTACGTGCCGGAGTCCCGGGCGGCGCGGCCCCGACGGCTGGACCTCCCGGGGCAGGCGCTGCTCACCGCGGCGGTCGGCGGTGCGGTGGGCCTGCTCATCGAGGCCCCCCACCGGGGATGGACGTCCCCTGCGGCCCTGCTCGGTGCCGGTGCGCTGCTCGTGGTGGTGCTGCTGCTCGTCGGGGTGGAGCTGCGGCGTGCCGACCCGCTCGTCGACCCGCGTCTCTTCCGGGTGCCCGCGTTCGCCGGGGCGGTGGTGGCGGCCGTCGCGGTGTTCGTGGCGCTGAACGCCGCCCTCCTGGCCACCAGCCTGCACCTGCAGGACGGGCGCGGCCTGTCGCCGACCGCCGTGGGCTGGGCGACACTGCCGCTGGCCCTGGCGGCGACGCTCGTCGCGCCCCTCTCCGGCGGGCTGGTCGGACGGCTCGGGCCCCGCGTGCCGCTCCTCGCCGCCGGCGGGCTGCTCGGCGTGGCCGGGGCGTTCCTCCGGCTCGGTCCGGACGACGTCACCCCCGGGCGCCTGGCGGTCGGGCTCCTCGTGCTGGGCATCGGCTTCGGGCTGGCCAACGCCCCGATCACGACGACCTCGGTGAGCAGCCTCGCGCCGGAGCGCGCCGGCGTGGCCGGCGGCATCACCTTCGCCGCGCGCCAGGTCGGCGCGGCGCTCGGCATCGCGGTGGCGGGGTCGGTGCTGGCCCGGGCGGGGACCGGGAGCAGCGTCACCACCGCCGACGTCGTCCCGGGTGCCTGGACGCTCGTTCTGGGCTGCGGCGTGGTCGTCGCCGGGCTCGCGTCGGTCCTCCCCCGGACCCGACGCCGGGGAGCGTAG
- the sepH gene encoding septation protein SepH yields the protein MVHLTLAGVSQDKRRLLLVSDAGVEFTLDIDRRLQAALRGDTDRLGQLEITMESTLRPRDIQARIRAGASPDEVADAAQTTLDRIMSFVAPVLAERAHVAERAQGASLRRESGGAGARTLGEAVAAHLSTGPLRADTVEWDSWRRDDGRWTLAASFVSDARTGRGHFTYDMRGSYVVADDDDARWLVGDAPAPAAVRDDLQQARRRRAGAARERIADVLLDLPFETDTGAGPDGTADAIDQAIDLVSAPTPTGDEPTADLGEVHEALRATDVPESTDGRDDPASSPTAEGAPTPDGPDAPDAPDAPGGPADDAPAAEVASDAPDETPEPAPAPTRTPRRPARKGRGRASVPSWDEIMFGGGKAE from the coding sequence ATGGTGCACCTGACGCTCGCCGGTGTGAGCCAGGACAAGCGCCGCCTCCTGCTGGTCAGCGACGCCGGTGTCGAGTTCACGCTCGACATCGACCGACGGCTCCAGGCCGCCCTGCGCGGCGACACAGATCGACTCGGTCAGTTGGAGATCACCATGGAATCGACCCTCCGTCCCCGCGACATCCAGGCGAGGATCCGGGCGGGGGCGAGCCCCGACGAGGTCGCCGACGCCGCGCAGACCACCCTCGACCGCATCATGTCGTTCGTCGCTCCCGTGCTCGCCGAGCGCGCGCACGTCGCCGAGCGCGCGCAGGGCGCGTCGCTGCGGCGCGAGAGCGGCGGTGCCGGCGCCCGCACCCTGGGCGAGGCGGTGGCCGCCCATCTCTCGACCGGTCCCCTGCGGGCCGACACGGTCGAGTGGGACTCGTGGCGACGCGACGACGGGCGCTGGACCCTCGCCGCGTCGTTCGTCAGCGACGCCCGCACGGGCCGGGGTCACTTCACCTACGACATGCGTGGCAGCTACGTGGTGGCGGACGACGACGACGCCCGGTGGCTGGTGGGCGACGCCCCGGCCCCCGCCGCCGTGCGCGACGACCTCCAGCAGGCGCGCCGGCGCCGGGCGGGGGCCGCCCGCGAGCGCATCGCCGACGTGCTGCTCGACCTGCCCTTCGAGACCGACACGGGGGCCGGTCCGGACGGCACGGCCGACGCGATCGACCAGGCGATCGACCTCGTCTCCGCGCCGACCCCGACGGGCGACGAGCCGACGGCCGACCTCGGCGAGGTGCACGAGGCCCTGCGGGCGACGGACGTCCCCGAGAGCACCGACGGCCGGGACGACCCCGCGAGCTCCCCGACCGCGGAGGGAGCGCCCACCCCTGACGGCCCCGACGCCCCTGACGCCCCCGACGCCCCTGGTGGCCCGGCGGACGACGCTCCCGCGGCCGAGGTGGCGAGCGATGCCCCTGACGAGACGCCCGAGCCCGCCCCGGCCCCCACCCGCACGCCGCGGCGCCCGGCCCGCAAGGGCAGGGGCCGTGCCTCGGTGCCGAGCTGGGACGAGATCATGTTCGGCGGCGGCAAGGCGGAGTGA